The Marinitoga sp. 38H-ov genome segment ATTACCGGAGACTATACGCTTATATCTTGTTTCTCAAAAATCTTCTGAGAAACAAAGAAAACTATAAATGCAATGATAATAATAATAAATGAGTTTAATAAATATACGGTTTCGTTTTTTAAAGTATCTCTAACTGGAATATAATAAAATACGCTTAATTTCCTTAATAATTCTGTGTTTTGTACCCCTTCGGTAACAGTATATCCAAAATACATAAAAAATAATAATCCTAATGATATTGAATTAGTTAATTTTCTTGTTTTAATTAGAGTTGAAATTAATGTTGCTATAGCAGCAAAAAAGAATTCTATAACTAATAAATAAAGAGCAAATGCAAATAAAACATTATTACTAAAATCTCTCTCAACAAATTGATTGAAGAACCAGAATTCAGTTCCTAAAAAAACTAAAAATAATATTATTGTGTTGATTAATATTATTGAAACCTTATGTGAGAATATTTTATTTCTAGAGTATGGTTTTATTAATAAATATTCTATTGTCTTATTATCATACTCTCCTGCGAATAGTTTACTAGCTAACATAGATGCATATAATCCAAAAAATATGAACATAAAGGTCATACCTTCGGTACCTAACATTCCTTCAGGTCTTAATAATGTCTCTGGATCCATATTAAAAGCATCAAGAAAAGTTTTTGGCATTCTTTTTAATAAATTCATAAAAGCTGAATTTTCTTCGCTTATAATATCAGATAAACTTATAAACATTAAATTAAATAAAGTAATTACTATAATCCAGATAAAAAGATTTTTAAAATTGAATTTAAATTCTTTTTTTATTAAATTCATATCAGCACCCCCTTATTTATATAGCTCTAAGAAAATATCTTCTAAAGCAGGGTTTTTAATTTCTATATCAGAAAAATCTGTTTTTACTAAATCTTCTAAGAATTTTTTTAATTCAATACTTTTTACATCAAATGTATAAGTAT includes the following:
- a CDS encoding ABC transporter permease subunit, with product MNLIKKEFKFNFKNLFIWIIVITLFNLMFISLSDIISEENSAFMNLLKRMPKTFLDAFNMDPETLLRPEGMLGTEGMTFMFIFFGLYASMLASKLFAGEYDNKTIEYLLIKPYSRNKIFSHKVSIILINTIILFLVFLGTEFWFFNQFVERDFSNNVLFAFALYLLVIEFFFAAIATLISTLIKTRKLTNSISLGLLFFMYFGYTVTEGVQNTELLRKLSVFYYIPVRDTLKNETVYLLNSFIIIIIAFIVFFVSQKIFEKQDISV